In Halobacteria archaeon AArc-dxtr1, the sequence TCAACGCGAGCATGGGCGTGATGCTCGAGACGACCGCCGACGTCGGCGCCCACGCCGGCTCCCGAACGAAATCGCCCGGCCAGCGCCTGCACACGATTCGCACCGCGGGTGAGCTCGACGTCGCGTTCACCACCGGCATTCTCGTCGGCATCGGCGAGTCCTGGCGCGACCGCGCGGAGAGCCTGCTCGCGATCTCCGAGCTCCACGCACGCTACGGCCACGTACAGGAGGTCATCGTCCAGCCGGTCGTCGACAACGAGCGCTGGTCGGGGGGCACGCCGGACGTCGAGACGATGCGCCGGGTGACGGCGATGGCTCGCGCCGCCTTGCCCCCAGAAATTTCGGTCCAGGTGCCGCCGAACCTCGCACCTGCTCGCGAGCTAATCGACTGCGGCGTCGACGACCTGGGAGGCGTCTCACCGGTCACCGACGACCACATCAACCCCGACTACGCTTGGCCCGCGCTCGAAGAGCTCGAAGAAATTGCCGACGCCGCCGACGTCCCCCTCCGTGAGCGGTTGCCAACCTACGAGCGCTTCTTCCCTGCGGACCTCCGAACCGACGCGTTCGACGGCCCACTCGCCCCAGGTGCGGACGACGGGGCCTGGCTCTCTCCGACAATCCACGAGGCAATCGCGGCCGACGGCGAGGCCGGCCGACGCTACCGGAGGGTTCTCCGCGGATGAGTTCGGGGTCGCGTCTCCGGGGCAAATTCTAGCGCTTCAAATCCCCTCTCGTTCTCTCAACCCGAACTGTATCCGTATTTGATGTATCACCTCAATTCGAACCAGTTCGATGTTCTCTGCCCGAACGCGAGCGCGCTGACCGGTAGAACCAAGTCGATTCCATCCACTCGAGAGTGTGTATGAGCGACGATATCGACGACGAATCCGATCAACTGACGGTCGTCACTTCCGGCGACGCCCTCTCCTCAATTCCGGTTTCGGCCGTTTCCGAGACGGCCCACGAAGTAGTCGTTACAATGTTATTACCGAGTGGTGATACGTTTTCAGACAGGTTCTCGAAGCCACCGGTGTGGGGATCGAACTGCGATCTCAAACGGCTGCTCGACCACGTCGGAATCGGACCGGACGAGATGGACGACCTCGTCGGTGAGAAGCTGCCCTGCGACCGAACGATCTACGAGACCGGAATCGAGTTCGAGATCGATCTCGACGCACTCTCCGAGTAGCGCTAGTGGCGTCGGAAGCGCTCCTCACTCGGGCAGTGCCTGTGCCACCAGTTCGATCGGCGTCGGCGGCGCGTCGTCGGCGTCTGGACGCGTCTCGAGTTGGGTCCGACAGGACGCACCGGGCGCGACGACGCGCTGGCCCTCACTTTCGTCGACCTGTTCGAAGAGGATCGCGGCGATGGCGTCGCTCATCGAGGCGTGCTCGGCCTCGTAGCCGAAGCTGCCGGCCATCCCACAACAGCCCGAGTCCAGCGGATCGACCGCGTAGCCCGCTCGCCGGAGCACGCCGACCGCGTGGTGGTCTTTCGCGGTCGCTTTCTGGTGGCAGTGACCGTGGTAGGTGAGCCGGTCGAGCGGTTCGTCGCGGGCTAGCGACTGAGACGAGGTGCCCCCACCGCGAAACGCGATTTGCTCGTCCAGCCGGAACGTATCGACGTATTCGCAGACGCCGTAGGCGTTGGCTGGGAGGGGCTCGGCGTCGTCCCCGAGGAGGTCGCGGTAGTCCGACTGGAACATGACGGCGTCGGAGGGTTCGACGACGACGACGTCGCACCCGTCCTCGACGTGAGCCGAGAGCGCCTCGACGTTTTCCGCGGCGATTTCTCGGGCCGTGTCGAGAAACCCCTTGGAGAAGGCGGGGCGGCCCGTGTCGCCCAGGCCGGTCGGGACGGTGACGTGGACGTTCGCGGCCTCGAGAACCTGTACCGCGGCCTTCCCGGCCTCGGGGTGGCTGTAGTTCGTGTAGGTGTCGGGGTAGAGGACGACCCGCCGGTCGGCTGTCGCCTCCTCGACCGCCGCGCCGCCTCGGCGCTCAAACCAGTCCGAGAACGTCTCCGAGTAGAAGGTCGGCAGCGGTCGGTCGCGAGCGATACCGACGGTTCGCTCTAACAACCGGCGCGCGCCCGGTACCTTCGGGAGCAGATTCGACAACGGGGCCGCCCGGCTTCCCCATCTCGAGAGGGTGGCGACGTTGGCGAACAGCCGGTCGCGCAGCGAGGCGCCGTTTCGCTCGTGGTACTCGTGCGTGACTTCGGCTTTGAGTTTCGCCATGTCGACCTCGCTCGGGCAGTCGATCGCACAGCCCTTGCAGCCGATACAGAGATCCATCACCTCCTCGACGAACTCGTCGGAAAACGCCTCATCGGGCTCGAGATTTCCGCTCATCGCCTGGCGGAGCGCGTTCGCTCGGCCCCGCGTGCTCGTGATCTCCTCGTCGGCCGCGCGGTAGGTCGGGCACATCACGCCGCCCGTCGTCGACTGCTCGCCCCGGCAGCCGCCACAGCCGTGACAGAGCTCGGCCATCCCCTGAACGCCGTTATCGTTTTGCCACTCGAGGGTCGGCTCGAACCCCGCCTCAAACTCGTAGTCGGGGCCGAACCGAAGGTGCTCGCGCAGGTCCGTCGGGTCGTCCTCGCGGAAGACGACCTGCCCCGGATTCAACAGCCAGTCGGGGTCGAAGGCCGTCTTTAGGTCCTGAAACACCTCCCAGACCTGCTCGCCGTACAGCTTCCGATTCCACTGCGTTCGGGCGCGCCCGTCGCCGTGTTCGCCCGAGACCGAGCCGCCCAGGTCGACGACCAGGTCCGTCACCTCGTCGGCGATCCCGTAGAGCTGGTCGAGCCCGATCTCGGTCTTCGTGTTGATCAGCGGACGGACGTGGAGTACACCCGGACCAGCGTGGGCGTAGAAGCTCGCGTAGGTGTCGTAGGACTCGAGGATCGCCTCGAAGCGCTCGACGAACTCGGGGAGGCGTTCTGGTGGTACTGCTGTGTCCTCGATAAAGG encodes:
- the cofG gene encoding 7,8-didemethyl-8-hydroxy-5-deazariboflavin synthase subunit CofG gives rise to the protein MIPGADEYGVSLSIDDAVVEELLATTPADVAAPAELSFARNVFVPLTTACRYTCTYCTYFDPPGAASLLSLEEVREICQRGADAGCTEALFTFGDDPDDRYTEIHDQLADWGYDSIHEYLRAACEVALEEGLLPHSNPGDQTREQMATVADVNASMGVMLETTADVGAHAGSRTKSPGQRLHTIRTAGELDVAFTTGILVGIGESWRDRAESLLAISELHARYGHVQEVIVQPVVDNERWSGGTPDVETMRRVTAMARAALPPEISVQVPPNLAPARELIDCGVDDLGGVSPVTDDHINPDYAWPALEELEEIADAADVPLRERLPTYERFFPADLRTDAFDGPLAPGADDGAWLSPTIHEAIAADGEAGRRYRRVLRG
- a CDS encoding FAD-binding protein — protein: MATDRGTDPAGDRRATYDYTGGRVDRPALVRDLERLVDCDVRFDSYSRQLYATDASAYEVTPIGVVFPESTADVAGVVEYCAEREIPVLPRGGGTSLAGQTVNRAVVLDFTRHMDAICELDPDSRTATVEPGTILESLNEALAPHDLKFAPDPAWGDKSAIGGAIGNNSTGAHSLQYGKTDAYIESCEVVLADGTVTTFGEVTVEEIRSRADSAGNLEGRIYAEIARIVDEETETIAEAYPALKRNVSGYNVDRLVAEVRGEELPAGEQTGEARTVNLARLLAGSEGTLAIVTEATVSLEPIPEAKAVALLCYRDLHAAMEDVAPILEHDPAAVEVLDDVLIDLARGTAEFAPVVEMLPEETNATLLVEFYADDEEEGRERVAGLLADRCPSADSAGEASAESIQNASDVRAADALEAYDEAERTKLWKLRKSGLPILLSRTTDEKHISFIEDTAVPPERLPEFVERFEAILESYDTYASFYAHAGPGVLHVRPLINTKTEIGLDQLYGIADEVTDLVVDLGGSVSGEHGDGRARTQWNRKLYGEQVWEVFQDLKTAFDPDWLLNPGQVVFREDDPTDLREHLRFGPDYEFEAGFEPTLEWQNDNGVQGMAELCHGCGGCRGEQSTTGGVMCPTYRAADEEITSTRGRANALRQAMSGNLEPDEAFSDEFVEEVMDLCIGCKGCAIDCPSEVDMAKLKAEVTHEYHERNGASLRDRLFANVATLSRWGSRAAPLSNLLPKVPGARRLLERTVGIARDRPLPTFYSETFSDWFERRGGAAVEEATADRRVVLYPDTYTNYSHPEAGKAAVQVLEAANVHVTVPTGLGDTGRPAFSKGFLDTAREIAAENVEALSAHVEDGCDVVVVEPSDAVMFQSDYRDLLGDDAEPLPANAYGVCEYVDTFRLDEQIAFRGGGTSSQSLARDEPLDRLTYHGHCHQKATAKDHHAVGVLRRAGYAVDPLDSGCCGMAGSFGYEAEHASMSDAIAAILFEQVDESEGQRVVAPGASCRTQLETRPDADDAPPTPIELVAQALPE